One part of the Brachyspira sp. SAP_772 genome encodes these proteins:
- a CDS encoding ankyrin repeat domain-containing protein, with amino-acid sequence MKKILLIFIILLFNIAHIYSKTIEEDFLSYVLIGDAKKVLYYINKEKVDINLKNEYGLTPLILSIIANQNEITEILIRKGANFDLKDNEGKTALLWAISKDNIEALKMLMDAGVNFDIAYEIRNEDNFFKNLTPLLWASINNNIEALKILINAGANINITCEIRNEDDFIKNFTPLIWVSGEGNIEALKILINAGADLDIKFEYREGGRHLKNMTALNFAAMIHNTEVLRILINAGANLDIKSEYREDEMYLKNATALILALPRYDSPYSDYENIKMLIDAGADIDMKFEMQTNEGYFKNATALILAITDDYTAIYLKVLIDAGADINAIVQLDNIDYSALDLAKKIGNEVIINMLVSAGAK; translated from the coding sequence ATGAAAAAGATATTATTAATATTTATAATACTACTGTTTAATATAGCTCATATATATTCTAAAACTATAGAAGAAGATTTTTTATCCTATGTGTTAATAGGAGATGCTAAGAAAGTTTTATATTATATAAATAAGGAAAAGGTTGATATAAATTTAAAAAATGAATATGGATTAACTCCTTTAATATTGTCTATAATAGCTAATCAAAATGAAATAACAGAAATACTTATAAGAAAAGGTGCTAATTTCGATTTAAAAGATAATGAAGGTAAGACAGCTTTATTATGGGCTATTTCTAAAGATAATATAGAAGCACTAAAAATGCTTATGGATGCAGGAGTTAATTTTGATATTGCATATGAAATTAGAAATGAAGACAATTTTTTTAAAAATCTTACACCTTTATTATGGGCATCTATAAATAATAATATTGAAGCTTTAAAAATACTTATTAATGCGGGTGCTAATATAAACATTACATGTGAAATTAGAAATGAAGACGATTTTATTAAAAATTTTACGCCTCTAATCTGGGTTAGTGGCGAAGGTAATATCGAAGCTTTAAAAATACTTATTAATGCAGGTGCTGATCTTGATATCAAATTTGAATATAGAGAAGGTGGAAGGCATTTAAAAAATATGACAGCTTTAAATTTTGCTGCTATGATTCATAATACAGAAGTTTTAAGAATACTTATTAATGCAGGTGCTAATCTTGATATTAAATCTGAATATAGAGAAGATGAAATGTATTTAAAAAATGCTACAGCTTTAATATTGGCTCTTCCTAGATATGATTCTCCTTATTCTGATTACGAAAATATAAAAATGCTCATTGATGCTGGGGCTGATATTGATATGAAATTTGAAATGCAAACTAATGAGGGATATTTTAAAAATGCTACAGCTTTAATACTGGCTATCACTGACGATTATACTGCAATATATTTAAAAGTGCTTATTGATGCTGGTGCTGATATTAATGCTATTGTACAATTAGATAATATTGATTATAGTGCATTAGATTTAGCCAAAAAAATTGGAAATGAGGTTATTATAAATATGCTTGTTTCTGCAGGTGCCAAATAA
- the flgB gene encoding flagellar basal body rod protein FlgB produces MSMFADTTYAKTMTIAKKLLNVYGLRAEVIADNIANVSTPNFKRSDVTFEYQLARALDSEKYDGMEAKRTDPRHFPFNMPMDYKEVSPTITVDYDTNYRNDKNNVDIDKEMAEEAKNTLRYQMFSQIVNAQYRDIRRMIGNA; encoded by the coding sequence ATGAGCATGTTTGCAGATACAACTTATGCCAAAACTATGACTATCGCAAAAAAGCTATTAAATGTTTATGGGCTTAGAGCAGAAGTGATAGCAGACAATATAGCTAATGTTTCTACACCAAATTTCAAAAGAAGCGATGTTACTTTTGAATATCAATTAGCAAGAGCTTTGGATAGTGAGAAATATGACGGCATGGAAGCAAAAAGAACAGACCCAAGACATTTTCCTTTTAATATGCCTATGGATTATAAAGAAGTATCTCCTACTATTACAGTAGATTATGATACCAACTACAGAAACGATAAAAATAATGTTGATATAGATAAAGAAATGGCTGAGGAAGCTAAAAACACTTTACGCTATCAAATGTTTTCACAAATAGTAAATGCTCAATATAGAGACATTAGAAGAATGATAGGCAATGCTTAA
- a CDS encoding tetratricopeptide repeat protein has product MKKIIIILFIFTSILFSYENYDKVDRYLKEYSKELSLITDNIWGYNYIIYGQKNEVIPRYNMAFVKLTNQNGIIRLYMIKFCANEKHLVDETDDYVYDTKNINEFYYQVYIATDIKYNTTFDIEFTSMYKITKDNRYLSKAVRRGNGAYILNKLPLISDSQKNDSFYMELGHAYVNEKVQYLKTGMLTYYYVDYEFEDFDLLNDIIYNGAFISMTRPSKAFLNNRKNLLIRNGEAIKKEIEDFERKEAEEAKRKEMEKINQAKEKENLAEKYYNEGNYYEAINLLNEAINLNTKSEKSYFLLGKSHLARKEYEAAADNFYQVLSYNKNDITTWYLLGKTYFEAEDYTRCLNALSKVEELDPKNKENLFMIAAANYNYGYVDEAIEYFKKYIELDNKNDTVWYWLGKSYESIKNNEEAENAYLSGLKVNPKNSDILYALGELNKNTGNVKEAKKYYEEALEANPNNNSSKNKLELINRAENIQKLNRSLNTAKIFRTTGGVLMLGGALTVVSPFVIQYVNTKSINNMNFDFLNSSKTDKDSKLQRTLFYTGIGIFGAGLITTIISSFTISNLERQISYAFVPIINKNEYGIMDYGYAFNFSYKF; this is encoded by the coding sequence ATGAAAAAAATTATAATTATATTGTTTATTTTTACAAGTATATTATTCTCTTATGAAAATTATGATAAGGTTGATAGATATTTAAAAGAATATTCCAAAGAACTATCTTTGATTACTGATAATATTTGGGGATATAACTATATTATTTATGGTCAGAAGAATGAAGTTATTCCTAGGTACAATATGGCATTTGTAAAACTTACAAATCAAAATGGTATAATAAGATTATATATGATAAAATTTTGTGCTAATGAAAAACATTTAGTTGATGAAACAGATGATTATGTATATGATACAAAAAATATAAATGAATTTTATTATCAAGTGTATATAGCTACTGATATAAAATATAATACAACTTTTGATATTGAATTTACAAGTATGTATAAAATAACAAAAGATAATAGGTATTTATCAAAAGCTGTTAGGAGGGGTAATGGTGCTTATATATTAAATAAATTACCTCTAATAAGTGATAGTCAAAAAAATGACTCTTTTTATATGGAACTTGGACATGCATATGTTAATGAAAAAGTACAATATCTTAAAACAGGCATGTTAACTTACTATTATGTAGATTATGAATTTGAAGATTTTGATTTGTTAAATGATATAATATATAATGGAGCTTTTATCTCTATGACAAGACCTTCTAAAGCATTTTTAAATAATAGGAAAAATCTTTTAATAAGAAATGGAGAAGCCATAAAAAAGGAAATAGAAGATTTTGAAAGAAAAGAGGCAGAAGAAGCCAAGAGAAAGGAAATGGAAAAAATTAATCAGGCAAAAGAAAAAGAAAATTTAGCTGAAAAATATTACAATGAAGGAAATTATTATGAAGCTATAAATTTGTTAAATGAAGCTATAAATTTAAATACTAAGTCTGAAAAAAGTTATTTTTTATTGGGAAAATCACATTTAGCTAGGAAAGAGTATGAAGCAGCTGCTGATAATTTTTATCAAGTATTATCATACAATAAAAATGATATAACAACTTGGTATTTATTGGGAAAAACATATTTTGAAGCAGAAGATTATACTAGGTGTTTAAATGCCTTATCTAAAGTAGAAGAATTAGATCCTAAAAATAAAGAAAATTTATTTATGATAGCAGCAGCCAATTATAATTATGGATATGTAGATGAGGCAATAGAATATTTTAAAAAATATATAGAACTTGATAATAAAAATGATACTGTTTGGTATTGGCTTGGAAAATCATATGAAAGTATAAAAAATAATGAAGAAGCTGAGAATGCTTATTTATCAGGATTAAAAGTAAATCCAAAAAATTCTGATATTTTATATGCTTTAGGGGAATTGAATAAAAATACAGGAAATGTTAAAGAGGCTAAAAAATATTATGAGGAAGCTTTAGAAGCAAATCCTAATAACAATTCTTCTAAGAATAAATTAGAGCTTATAAATAGAGCTGAAAATATACAAAAGTTAAATAGAAGTTTAAATACTGCTAAAATTTTTAGAACTACTGGAGGAGTATTAATGTTAGGAGGTGCTTTAACAGTTGTTAGTCCTTTTGTTATTCAGTATGTTAATACAAAGAGTATAAATAATATGAATTTTGACTTTTTAAACTCTTCTAAAACTGATAAAGATTCTAAACTTCAACGTACTTTATTTTATACAGGGATTGGGATATTTGGAGCAGGATTAATTACAACTATTATATCATCATTTACAATTAGTAATTTGGAAAGACAAATATCTTACGCTTTTGTTCCTATTATTAATAAAAATGAATATGGTATTATGGATTATGGGTATGCATTTAATTTTAGTTATAAATTTTAG
- a CDS encoding TetR/AcrR family transcriptional regulator C-terminal domain-containing protein — translation MKTSNNKSTLKVNKTKKTLEDALGALLEEKPFEEIRVIDICSKANMHRSTFYTYFNDKYELLKSKLDEYEAKFLEDLQRYKIEDKLKDFHIDIMIKILQFFYLNRKYLKIIFQNDRDNSIIKILQKYLEDYVIEGVKDMKLAKPDKPYFFNVIAAFYSGAFITVISEWILNDCNIKPEELAECISDIIMQRIFVYE, via the coding sequence ATGAAAACTTCGAATAATAAATCTACTCTCAAGGTGAATAAGACAAAAAAAACATTAGAAGACGCTTTAGGTGCTCTACTTGAAGAAAAACCGTTTGAAGAAATTAGAGTAATAGATATATGTTCAAAAGCTAATATGCATAGAAGTACTTTTTATACTTATTTTAATGATAAATACGAACTTTTAAAATCAAAGTTAGATGAATATGAGGCAAAGTTTTTAGAAGATTTGCAGAGATATAAAATAGAAGATAAATTAAAAGATTTTCATATAGATATAATGATAAAGATATTACAGTTCTTTTACTTAAACAGAAAATACTTAAAAATAATCTTTCAAAATGATAGAGATAATAGCATCATAAAAATCTTACAAAAATATTTAGAAGATTATGTTATAGAAGGTGTAAAGGATATGAAGCTTGCGAAGCCTGATAAGCCTTATTTCTTTAATGTGATAGCTGCTTTTTATTCTGGAGCTTTTATTACTGTTATTAGCGAGTGGATTTTAAATGATTGCAATATTAAACCTGAGGAACTTGCTGAGTGCATATCTGATATTATCATGCAAAGAATATTTGTATATGAATAA
- the fliE gene encoding flagellar hook-basal body complex protein FliE, giving the protein MDINSVMSAYSKTGNVGDNYGFVLKTTDPRHYGPAQMLRRSSNNDLISNFGTMLSDAIESVNQKQVDKDNIIVQAGIRPDQVDVSDVMNAIAEAELSLSFTKAVVDRAVRAYQEVTSYR; this is encoded by the coding sequence ATGGATATTAACAGTGTAATGAGTGCTTATTCTAAAACAGGTAATGTTGGTGATAATTATGGATTTGTATTAAAGACTACAGACCCTCGTCATTATGGACCAGCTCAAATGTTGAGAAGAAGTTCTAACAATGATTTGATAAGCAATTTTGGTACTATGCTTAGCGATGCAATAGAATCTGTTAATCAGAAGCAAGTTGATAAGGATAATATTATAGTTCAAGCTGGAATTAGACCTGATCAGGTTGATGTTTCTGATGTAATGAACGCTATTGCTGAGGCTGAATTATCACTCAGTTTTACTAAGGCAGTAGTTGATAGAGCTGTAAGAGCTTATCAGGAAGTAACTTCATATAGATAA
- a CDS encoding PLP-dependent aminotransferase family protein codes for MKLRLSKRALQEDFQGDFVKMMLEVAAKGNLISFAGGLPNPSSFPVEAVKEACIKVLSNNGTAALQYNSVDGYLPLREFIANRYKKSGVNVEASDIVITNGSQQALDIISSVLVDAGDNIMLEDPSYLAALQTFHLYNANIQTVNLREDGADVEEVKNVIEKYNPKFFYSISTFQNPTGITYTNEVREKIANVVKNSDTFLIEDNPYGELRFKGEHQNSFGKLLGEQAILLGTFSKTVAPGLRLGWIASTVKELVTKMKEYKQLVDMHTNIFSQMVVAEYLKDNDYDEHIKTIIDLYGKQCNCMLECLDKYMPKDVHWTHPEGGMFIWATLPKGLDAIELGKRAAAAGVAVTPGEPFYERKRGEGTFRLNYTNSSFENIDKGISILGKVIEDMKQSQ; via the coding sequence ATGAAATTAAGATTATCTAAAAGAGCATTGCAAGAAGATTTTCAAGGCGATTTTGTTAAGATGATGTTAGAGGTTGCTGCGAAGGGTAATTTAATATCATTTGCAGGAGGACTTCCTAACCCTTCATCATTTCCAGTGGAAGCTGTGAAAGAGGCTTGTATTAAAGTATTATCAAACAATGGAACTGCTGCTTTACAGTATAACAGTGTTGATGGTTATTTGCCTTTAAGAGAGTTTATAGCCAACAGGTATAAGAAGAGCGGAGTTAATGTTGAGGCTAGTGATATTGTTATTACAAATGGTTCTCAGCAGGCATTAGATATTATATCTTCAGTATTAGTAGATGCGGGTGATAATATTATGCTTGAAGACCCTTCATATTTGGCAGCGTTGCAAACTTTCCACTTATATAACGCAAATATTCAAACAGTAAATCTTAGAGAAGATGGTGCTGATGTTGAAGAGGTTAAAAATGTAATAGAGAAATATAACCCTAAATTCTTCTATTCTATTTCTACTTTCCAAAATCCAACAGGTATAACATATACTAATGAAGTTAGAGAAAAAATAGCTAATGTAGTAAAGAATAGCGATACTTTTTTAATAGAAGATAACCCTTATGGAGAATTGAGATTTAAGGGTGAACATCAAAATTCTTTTGGTAAATTATTGGGTGAACAGGCTATACTTCTTGGCACTTTCTCTAAAACAGTTGCTCCGGGTTTAAGATTAGGCTGGATTGCTTCAACTGTAAAAGAGCTTGTTACAAAGATGAAAGAGTATAAACAGCTTGTTGACATGCATACTAATATATTTTCTCAGATGGTTGTTGCTGAATATTTAAAAGATAATGATTATGATGAGCATATAAAAACAATTATAGATTTATATGGCAAGCAATGTAATTGTATGCTTGAGTGTTTAGATAAATATATGCCTAAAGATGTACATTGGACACACCCTGAAGGCGGTATGTTTATATGGGCTACTTTACCTAAAGGTTTGGATGCAATAGAGTTGGGTAAGAGAGCAGCAGCGGCAGGAGTTGCAGTTACACCGGGAGAGCCTTTCTATGAGAGAAAGAGAGGAGAAGGTACTTTTAGATTAAACTATACTAACTCTTCTTTTGAGAATATAGACAAAGGTATATCAATACTTGGTAAAGTAATAGAAGATATGAAACAATCTCAATAA
- a CDS encoding ankyrin repeat domain-containing protein, which produces MKNKKRVKRNKKTYYYIGTIILIAVLCYLLFMFYNLKNSSFDINKKDNGGLTILMHLLSDNNSNKNEIKKIILDNRKKIDYTLKDNNGRNILMYAVFYGDTDIIKDIANKIDNINDIDNDGRTALHLAAQYGKYEAVVSLVELGADINIKDNLSLTSIDIAEFEGFEDIYNYLQSKAN; this is translated from the coding sequence ATGAAAAATAAAAAGAGAGTTAAACGAAATAAAAAAACATATTATTATATAGGCACTATAATTTTAATAGCTGTGTTATGTTATTTACTATTTATGTTTTATAATTTAAAAAACTCTTCTTTCGATATAAACAAAAAAGATAATGGGGGTCTTACTATTTTGATGCATCTTTTATCTGATAATAATTCAAACAAAAACGAAATAAAAAAGATAATATTAGACAACAGAAAAAAAATTGATTATACATTAAAAGATAATAACGGCAGAAATATTTTGATGTATGCTGTGTTTTATGGGGATACTGACATTATAAAAGACATTGCAAACAAAATTGATAATATAAACGATATAGACAATGACGGAAGAACAGCTTTGCATTTAGCAGCACAATATGGAAAGTATGAAGCTGTAGTATCGCTTGTAGAGTTAGGGGCAGACATTAATATTAAAGACAATCTTTCATTAACCTCAATAGACATAGCAGAGTTTGAAGGTTTTGAAGATATATACAATTATTTACAAAGCAAAGCAAATTAG
- the flgC gene encoding flagellar basal body rod protein FlgC produces the protein MGIFSIINTSGSGLTAQRTRLDVIADNIANVNTTRTTEGGAFRRSRVVFKPRDDGNKYRTPFLPDALQPNVGTGVRVFSIEKDMETATRFVYDPSHPDAIKYGEKAGYVEMPNVNPVTEMVDMMEASRAYEANSTMIQSAKTMFGSALNIIRY, from the coding sequence ATGGGAATATTTTCAATAATTAATACATCTGGAAGCGGATTAACTGCTCAAAGAACAAGACTTGATGTAATAGCAGACAACATAGCTAATGTTAATACAACACGCACTACAGAGGGCGGAGCTTTTAGAAGAAGCAGAGTAGTATTTAAGCCAAGAGATGACGGCAACAAATATAGAACTCCTTTTTTACCTGATGCTTTACAGCCTAATGTTGGTACTGGGGTGAGAGTATTCAGCATAGAAAAAGATATGGAAACTGCAACAAGATTTGTTTATGACCCTTCACACCCTGATGCTATTAAATATGGAGAGAAGGCTGGATATGTAGAGATGCCTAATGTTAATCCTGTTACAGAGATGGTTGATATGATGGAAGCTTCTAGGGCTTATGAGGCTAACTCTACTATGATTCAATCGGCTAAAACTATGTTTGGAAGTGCTTTGAATATTATTAGATATTAA
- a CDS encoding DapH/DapD/GlmU-related protein gives MNIEEFIKYCKDGNPVSSVDKELSPFLHECAQNAIKTTMEINNSYHTPDEVRKLFEKLTGENIDESFTCFPPFYSDFGRNIKIGKNVFFNCGCSFQDRGGITIGDNVFLGMNVTISTLNHGFDLEHRSTTYPSKVVIGNNVWIGSGANILGGVTIGDNSIIAAGALVNKDVPSNVIVGGVPAKIIKNL, from the coding sequence ATGAATATCGAAGAGTTTATAAAATACTGCAAAGATGGAAACCCTGTATCAAGTGTTGATAAAGAGCTTTCACCATTTTTGCATGAATGTGCACAAAATGCAATAAAGACAACTATGGAAATTAATAATAGTTATCACACTCCAGATGAAGTGAGAAAATTATTTGAAAAGCTAACGGGTGAAAATATAGATGAAAGTTTTACATGCTTCCCGCCATTTTACAGTGACTTTGGAAGAAACATTAAAATTGGAAAGAATGTATTTTTTAACTGCGGATGCTCATTTCAAGACAGAGGAGGAATAACTATCGGAGACAATGTATTTCTTGGAATGAATGTTACTATATCAACTTTAAATCATGGTTTTGATTTAGAGCATAGAAGCACAACATATCCGTCAAAAGTGGTGATAGGAAATAATGTTTGGATAGGCTCGGGGGCAAATATACTAGGCGGTGTAACTATAGGGGACAACTCAATAATAGCTGCTGGTGCTTTGGTTAATAAAGATGTGCCTTCTAATGTAATAGTTGGAGGAGTGCCTGCTAAAATTATAAAAAATTTATAA
- a CDS encoding sugar O-acetyltransferase, producing the protein MNEFEKMINGLEYKSSEKDLEEMRNKAKDLCLDYNLLKSNQLKEKENIIKKLFGKIGENFGITAPFYCDYGFNIEAGDNIYINYNCVILDCAKVKFGNNVFIAPNCGFYTAGHPVDIERRNSYIEYAYPISIGNDVWIGANTIVLGGVKIGNGCVIGAGSVVVKDIPDNVIAFGNPCKVIRDITDEDKKKCLDWNRK; encoded by the coding sequence ATGAATGAATTCGAAAAAATGATTAATGGACTTGAATATAAAAGTAGTGAAAAAGATTTGGAGGAGATGAGAAATAAGGCTAAAGATTTATGTTTGGATTATAATTTATTAAAGTCTAATCAATTAAAAGAAAAAGAAAATATTATTAAAAAATTATTTGGAAAAATAGGTGAAAATTTTGGAATTACTGCTCCGTTTTATTGTGATTATGGATTTAATATAGAGGCTGGGGATAATATTTATATTAATTATAACTGTGTAATATTAGATTGTGCTAAGGTTAAATTTGGCAATAATGTATTTATAGCTCCAAACTGCGGTTTTTATACAGCTGGGCACCCTGTAGATATAGAGAGAAGAAATAGTTATATAGAATATGCTTATCCTATATCAATAGGCAATGATGTATGGATTGGTGCTAATACAATAGTTTTAGGCGGAGTAAAAATAGGCAATGGTTGTGTTATTGGTGCTGGAAGCGTTGTTGTAAAAGATATACCTGATAATGTTATTGCTTTTGGAAATCCTTGCAAAGTTATTAGAGATATAACCGATGAAGATAAAAAGAAATGTTTAGATTGGAATAGAAAATAA
- a CDS encoding alpha/beta hydrolase, with protein MKKIILATILILTFLMSCNQSQNNQNNQSKGGDEMDTRVFKIYTNIEMKKVRFKNRYGIEIAGNLYLPENYTNKKNPAIVVSGPFGAVKEQASGLYAQEMATYGFVALAFDPSFTGESGGDVRNTSSPDIFTEDYSAAVDYLGLLDYVDRNRIGAIGICGLSGMAITAAGTDTRIKAVATLSMYDMSRDMSRGHQDYYTPEQRRIIREYLSEQRWKDAENKTYALGNHEPTFDANNNIQASAMVVPEELPENADPVFAAFYNYYAKRAYHPRAINFVTSWTATMPVSFWNFPLMSNIKDVSPTPILLVAGDRAHSRYYSEDVYKEALEPKELVIVEDADHVDLYDNMDKIPFEKLSQFFTENLK; from the coding sequence ATGAAAAAAATAATATTAGCAACAATTTTAATACTAACTTTTTTAATGTCTTGTAATCAATCACAAAACAACCAAAATAATCAATCTAAAGGAGGAGATGAAATGGATACAAGAGTTTTTAAAATTTACACAAACATAGAAATGAAAAAAGTAAGATTCAAAAATCGTTATGGAATAGAAATAGCAGGAAATTTATATTTACCAGAAAATTACACAAATAAAAAAAATCCGGCTATAGTTGTATCTGGACCATTTGGGGCTGTTAAAGAACAAGCTTCAGGATTATATGCTCAAGAGATGGCTACTTATGGTTTTGTTGCTTTAGCATTTGATCCATCTTTTACAGGTGAGAGCGGAGGCGATGTAAGAAACACTTCTTCACCTGATATATTTACTGAAGATTATAGTGCTGCTGTAGATTATTTGGGTTTACTTGATTATGTAGATAGAAACCGCATTGGTGCAATAGGTATTTGCGGACTTTCTGGCATGGCTATTACTGCTGCAGGAACCGACACTAGAATAAAAGCTGTTGCAACTCTTTCAATGTATGATATGTCAAGAGATATGAGCAGAGGTCATCAAGATTATTACACACCTGAGCAAAGAAGAATAATAAGGGAATATTTAAGCGAACAGCGTTGGAAAGATGCAGAAAACAAAACTTATGCTTTAGGAAATCATGAACCTACTTTTGATGCCAATAATAATATACAAGCTTCTGCAATGGTTGTACCAGAAGAGCTCCCAGAAAATGCTGACCCTGTATTTGCTGCATTTTACAACTATTATGCTAAAAGAGCTTATCATCCTCGTGCTATAAACTTTGTTACTTCTTGGACTGCTACAATGCCTGTATCATTCTGGAACTTTCCTTTAATGTCTAATATTAAAGATGTTTCACCTACTCCTATACTTTTAGTAGCTGGTGATAGAGCTCATTCAAGATACTACTCTGAAGATGTTTATAAAGAAGCATTAGAGCCAAAAGAGTTAGTAATAGTAGAAGATGCTGACCATGTTGATTTATATGACAATATGGATAAAATTCCTTTTGAAAAATTATCACAGTTTTTTACTGAAAATTTAAAATAA
- a CDS encoding LysR family transcriptional regulator, which yields MEIRVLKYFLTTIREGNITKAAKYLNLTQPNLSRQINMLERDIGHKLFERKHNNIILTPEGILLKKRAEEIINMVDKTRAEFNFTDKVIAGDIFIGAGETWAMSLVASVMKDVQKDYPHIKYNIYSGNFQDITEKLDKGLLDFGLLIDPADLSKYDYLKMPVKDTWGLAMRKDSPLSNKKNITKKDLLNIPLIISRQVMETEMQDNDFSRWFADTFDNLNITATYNLIYNALIMVTEGMGYALCLDKLIDNMEHQNICFIPLKPKLESGINIVWKKNQEFSRASKIFLDRLTNKFKI from the coding sequence ATGGAAATTAGGGTATTAAAATATTTTTTAACAACTATAAGAGAAGGCAACATCACTAAAGCTGCAAAATATCTTAATCTCACTCAGCCTAATTTATCCAGACAGATAAACATGCTTGAAAGGGATATTGGTCATAAACTTTTTGAAAGAAAGCATAACAATATAATTCTCACCCCTGAGGGTATTTTATTAAAAAAGAGAGCTGAAGAAATAATAAACATGGTAGATAAAACAAGAGCTGAGTTTAATTTTACTGATAAAGTTATAGCGGGAGATATATTTATTGGTGCGGGGGAGACTTGGGCTATGAGTTTGGTTGCTTCAGTGATGAAAGATGTGCAGAAAGATTACCCTCATATAAAATATAATATTTACAGCGGCAATTTTCAAGACATTACAGAAAAGCTTGATAAGGGGCTACTCGATTTTGGTTTATTAATTGACCCTGCTGATTTATCTAAATATGATTATTTAAAAATGCCTGTAAAAGATACTTGGGGGCTAGCGATGAGAAAAGATTCGCCTCTTTCAAATAAAAAAAATATAACAAAGAAAGATTTATTAAATATTCCTTTAATAATTTCAAGGCAGGTAATGGAAACAGAAATGCAGGATAATGATTTTTCAAGGTGGTTTGCGGACACTTTTGACAATCTTAATATAACAGCAACCTATAACCTAATTTACAATGCATTAATTATGGTAACTGAAGGCATGGGGTATGCTTTATGTTTAGACAAGTTAATAGACAATATGGAGCATCAAAATATTTGTTTTATACCTTTAAAGCCAAAATTAGAATCTGGTATTAATATAGTTTGGAAGAAGAATCAGGAGTTTTCAAGGGCTTCTAAAATATTTTTGGACAGGCTTACAAATAAATTTAAGATTTGA